The stretch of DNA AGGTCACGCCGACAGGAACCAGGTGCGGGCTGTTGTCGGGGCGCGAGGTGGCGAGGAGGGCGATGTGCCGCTCCCGCCAGAAGGACAGGAACTCCGGGGAGCGAGCGGCGTCGGCCGGTGTCACGGCACACATCCTTGGGGCGGAGGGGAGCACAGGGGGTGGGCTCTTCTGGGACCACTGTTTTCCGCATCATGGCCCTCCGGAGCCGCCGGAGGAAAATCGCCGCCCGCCCATCACGTCGGCGGTGGCACCGTGGTGGGCGCCTCTCGGTTCAGGGGGTCCTTGCGACAGGGGAGTCCGATCAGGCCCCCGAGGCGCGGGCGCCCCTGTCGCGAGGACCCCTGAGCGGTCTGGTGACCTGCTTCGCCACGCACGGCGGCATCCCCTCCTCGGCCTCCGCCGCCTGGCGCCGGTAGACGCTGGGTGAGACACCGACCAGTTCGCTGAAGCGGGTGCTGAAGGTGCCGAGCGACGAGCACCCGACCTCGAAACAGACCTCGGTGACTCCCCTGTCGCCACGGCGCAGCAGCGCCATGGCCCGCTCGATCCGCCGCGTCATCAGGTAGCCGTACGGTGATTCGCCGTAGGCAAGCCGGAACTGCCTGCTGAGGTGCCCCGCCGACATGTTCACCCCCCGGGCGAGCGCCTCGACGTCCAGCGGGCGCGCGTACTCCCGGTCGACGCGGTCGCGGACGCGGCGCAGCAACGCGAGGTCGCGCAGTCGCTGGGCGGAGTCGGTTCTACCGGGCACCTCACCGATCGTGCCATGTCCTGGCGGGGTTGCCCAGGCGCTCCCGGTGGCTGCGCGGTGGGGCGGTCCGCCCGGCGGTAAGAGCGACCGGGC from Streptomyces tsukubensis encodes:
- a CDS encoding helix-turn-helix transcriptional regulator, producing MPGRTDSAQRLRDLALLRRVRDRVDREYARPLDVEALARGVNMSAGHLSRQFRLAYGESPYGYLMTRRIERAMALLRRGDRGVTEVCFEVGCSSLGTFSTRFSELVGVSPSVYRRQAAEAEEGMPPCVAKQVTRPLRGPRDRGARASGA